The Kitasatospora paranensis genome has a window encoding:
- a CDS encoding aminoglycoside phosphotransferase family protein: MRTGQMHPGMHPIDERLVRRLVAGQFPRWAGLAVERYPSGGTVNAMYRLGEDMVVRLPLVEGGAGDVSSEQAWLPRLAPHLPTPIPEVLAAGEPAEGYPWPWSVHRWLSGENPEAGELSAPLLLAGDLAGFVVAMRSITLPQAPQAHRGGPVASLDAETRSAIDTLRGIPQEGVDCDAAAAVWEEALQAPGWDGPPVWLHADLMPGNLLVDGGRLSSVIDFGCAGVGDPACDLFPAWNLLPAGAREAFREALAVDEATWIRGRGRTLSQALIALPYYRRTNPAMARNARYVIRAVLDER; the protein is encoded by the coding sequence ATGAGGACAGGGCAGATGCACCCCGGCATGCACCCCATCGACGAACGTCTGGTGCGGCGGCTGGTCGCGGGGCAGTTCCCGCGCTGGGCGGGGCTCGCGGTGGAACGGTACCCGTCCGGGGGCACGGTCAACGCCATGTACCGGCTGGGCGAGGACATGGTCGTACGCCTGCCGCTGGTGGAGGGCGGTGCCGGCGACGTGTCGTCGGAGCAGGCGTGGCTGCCCCGACTGGCGCCGCACCTGCCCACGCCCATCCCCGAGGTGCTCGCCGCCGGGGAGCCCGCCGAGGGGTATCCGTGGCCGTGGTCGGTCCACCGGTGGCTGAGCGGCGAGAACCCCGAGGCGGGGGAGCTGAGTGCACCGCTGCTGTTGGCCGGGGATCTGGCCGGGTTCGTGGTGGCGATGCGCAGCATCACCCTGCCGCAGGCGCCGCAGGCCCATCGCGGCGGACCTGTCGCCTCCCTCGACGCGGAGACCCGGTCGGCCATCGACACCCTGCGGGGGATCCCGCAGGAGGGCGTCGACTGCGATGCCGCCGCGGCCGTGTGGGAGGAGGCGCTGCAGGCCCCGGGCTGGGACGGACCGCCGGTGTGGCTGCATGCCGATCTCATGCCGGGCAACCTGCTGGTGGACGGTGGCAGGCTCAGCTCGGTGATCGACTTCGGGTGTGCGGGGGTGGGGGATCCGGCCTGCGATCTGTTCCCGGCCTGGAATCTCCTGCCGGCCGGGGCGCGGGAGGCCTTCCGCGAGGCGCTGGCGGTGGACGAGGCGACCTGGATCCGTGGCCGGGGGCGCACGCTTTCGCAGGCGCTGATCGCGCTGCCGTACTACCGCAGGACCAACCCCGCGATGGCGCGCAACGCCCGGTACGTGATCCGGGCGGTGCTGGACGAACGCTGA
- a CDS encoding LacI family DNA-binding transcriptional regulator, protein MSVELTAPDRHRPTLEDVAERAGVSRATASRVVSGSHPVSERRRSAVMRAVADLQYVPNQAARSLVTHRTGSYALVLPEGMARVFSDGFFPALIRSATEELEESDEQLVILLAGSPAGRRRIEQYARAGHVDGVMLASMHGPDPLPAALARTGVPVVCNERPLGGPLLPYVGVDNAGGATTAVRHLRRIGRTRIATIAGPSDMTAGIERLAAYRRETARVRGPQLVAEGDFTVESGRAAMAALLRREPRIDGVFAASDQMAAGALEALREAGRRVPDDVAVVGFDDIDAALSCAPALTTVRQPIDELGRQLVRSVQRLAAGEETAPALVLPTALIVRDSA, encoded by the coding sequence ATGTCGGTGGAGCTGACGGCCCCCGACCGGCACCGGCCGACCCTGGAGGACGTTGCCGAGCGCGCCGGGGTCTCCCGTGCCACTGCCTCCCGGGTGGTCAGCGGCTCCCACCCGGTCAGCGAGCGGCGCCGCAGCGCGGTCATGCGTGCCGTCGCCGACCTCCAGTACGTCCCCAACCAGGCCGCCCGGTCGCTGGTCACGCACCGCACCGGGTCGTACGCCCTGGTGCTGCCGGAGGGGATGGCCCGGGTGTTCTCGGACGGCTTCTTCCCGGCGCTGATCCGCAGTGCGACCGAGGAACTGGAGGAGTCCGACGAGCAGTTGGTGATCCTGCTGGCCGGGTCGCCGGCCGGGCGGCGGCGGATCGAGCAGTACGCCCGGGCCGGCCACGTCGACGGCGTGATGCTGGCCTCCATGCACGGCCCGGATCCGCTGCCCGCGGCGCTGGCCCGCACCGGAGTTCCGGTCGTCTGCAACGAACGGCCGCTGGGCGGACCGCTGTTGCCCTACGTCGGCGTGGACAACGCCGGCGGCGCGACCACCGCCGTCCGGCACCTGCGCCGGATCGGCCGCACCCGGATCGCCACCATCGCCGGGCCGTCGGACATGACCGCGGGCATCGAACGGCTCGCCGCCTACCGCCGCGAGACGGCCCGGGTGCGCGGCCCGCAGCTGGTCGCCGAGGGCGACTTCACCGTCGAGTCCGGCCGGGCCGCGATGGCCGCGTTGCTGCGGCGGGAGCCCCGGATCGACGGGGTGTTCGCCGCCTCCGACCAGATGGCGGCGGGCGCGCTGGAGGCACTCCGGGAGGCCGGCCGCCGGGTGCCCGACGATGTGGCGGTGGTGGGCTTCGACGACATCGACGCCGCTCTGTCGTGCGCACCGGCGCTGACCACCGTGCGCCAGCCCATCGACGAACTCGGGCGCCAACTCGTCCGCAGTGTGCAGCGGTTGGCGGCCGGCGAGGAGACCGCTCCGGCGCTCGTGCTGCCCACCGCGCTGATCGTCCGCGACTCGGCATGA
- a CDS encoding discoidin domain-containing protein, producing MTSAPSGVGTAGRLHHRTHQALLRLLTALVLAAGALLIPFAHAGTAATETLLSQGKAVTASSTENSVAFPATAAVDGNAGTRWSSAFADPQWIQVDLGASATVSRVVLQWEAAYATGFKLQTSADGTTWTDVYTTTTGTGGTQNLTVNGTGRYVRMYGTARATQYGYSLWEFQVYGTSGTSTGDVELSYQRPAVASSSQDDGNCGGCVPAKVDDQDPATRWATSSTTGWTDPGWIYLDLGATAQIHKVVLQWDPAYASAYRLQVSNDAATWTDIYSTTTGKGFKETLTDLNGRGRYIRMYGTARGTAYGYSLWEFQVYGTGGTPTPPPALPPNPSFPGHLVWSDEFNGANGAAPDASKWTTDPGAGVNNELEYYTTGNKNLYQDGTGNLVIDARKEVTAGSSCPRDPLSGSTTCQYTSGRINTSDHFNFTYGHAEARIKVTGTQGLWPAFWMLGANFKTGTPWPASGEIDIMEHVGKVADSVYSTLHAPAYNGAGGYGSPYTVAGSDFANAFHTYGVDWDSAHMTFYVDGNAFFTVDRTVLETTRGPWVYDHPFYLILNNAVGGDWPGAPDATTVFPQKMLVDYVRVYQ from the coding sequence ATGACCTCAGCACCATCCGGCGTCGGCACGGCCGGCCGCCTGCACCACCGCACCCACCAGGCGCTCCTGCGCCTGCTCACCGCACTCGTGCTCGCCGCGGGCGCCCTGCTCATCCCGTTCGCGCACGCGGGCACGGCCGCCACCGAGACGCTGCTCTCGCAGGGCAAGGCGGTCACCGCCTCCTCCACGGAGAACAGCGTGGCCTTCCCGGCGACCGCCGCCGTGGACGGCAATGCCGGCACCCGCTGGTCCAGTGCCTTCGCCGACCCGCAGTGGATCCAGGTCGACCTCGGCGCGTCGGCGACCGTCAGCCGCGTCGTCCTGCAGTGGGAGGCCGCCTACGCCACCGGGTTCAAGCTGCAGACCTCCGCCGACGGCACCACCTGGACGGACGTCTACACCACCACGACCGGCACCGGCGGCACCCAGAACCTGACCGTCAACGGCACCGGACGCTACGTCCGGATGTACGGCACCGCCCGGGCCACCCAGTATGGCTACTCGCTCTGGGAGTTCCAGGTGTACGGCACCTCCGGCACCTCCACCGGTGACGTCGAACTCTCCTACCAGCGGCCCGCGGTGGCGTCCTCCAGCCAGGACGACGGCAACTGCGGCGGCTGCGTGCCGGCCAAGGTCGACGACCAGGACCCGGCCACCCGCTGGGCCACCAGCTCCACCACCGGCTGGACGGACCCGGGCTGGATCTACCTGGACCTCGGCGCCACCGCGCAGATCCACAAGGTGGTCCTCCAGTGGGACCCGGCCTACGCCAGCGCCTACCGGCTGCAGGTCTCCAACGACGCGGCCACCTGGACGGACATCTACTCCACCACCACGGGCAAGGGCTTCAAGGAGACCCTCACCGACCTGAACGGCAGAGGCCGTTACATCCGGATGTACGGCACCGCCCGGGGCACCGCGTACGGCTACTCGCTCTGGGAGTTCCAGGTCTACGGCACGGGCGGCACCCCCACCCCGCCGCCCGCGCTGCCGCCGAACCCGTCCTTCCCCGGCCACCTGGTCTGGAGCGACGAGTTCAACGGCGCCAACGGCGCTGCGCCGGACGCCTCGAAGTGGACGACCGACCCCGGGGCGGGCGTCAACAACGAGCTGGAGTACTACACCACCGGCAACAAGAACCTCTACCAGGACGGCACCGGCAACCTGGTCATCGACGCCCGCAAGGAGGTCACGGCCGGTTCGTCCTGCCCGCGCGACCCGCTGTCCGGCAGCACCACCTGCCAGTACACCTCCGGCCGGATCAACACCTCCGACCACTTCAACTTCACCTACGGGCACGCCGAGGCGCGGATCAAGGTGACCGGCACGCAGGGCCTGTGGCCGGCGTTCTGGATGCTCGGCGCCAACTTCAAGACCGGTACGCCGTGGCCCGCCTCGGGTGAGATCGACATCATGGAGCACGTCGGCAAGGTGGCGGACTCGGTGTACTCGACCCTGCACGCCCCGGCCTACAACGGCGCGGGCGGCTACGGCTCCCCGTACACCGTGGCGGGCAGCGACTTCGCGAACGCCTTCCACACCTACGGGGTGGACTGGGACTCCGCGCACATGACGTTCTACGTCGACGGCAACGCGTTCTTCACCGTCGACCGCACCGTCCTGGAGACCACCCGCGGGCCCTGGGTGTACGACCACCCGTTCTACCTGATCCTCAACAACGCGGTGGGCGGCGACTGGCCGGGTGCGCCCGACGCCACCACCGTCTTCCCGCAGAAGATGCTCGTGGACTACGTCCGCGTGTACCAGTGA
- a CDS encoding DUF6445 family protein, which produces MPRLPRTPAIPVLPYRKPTLGRDYWVFDDVLPDAEAARARILARDDWSEGYPHKPEAWPGLRTMPGLEPDELAHVEALVMKATGARRIWPETSAGGAVVNHNCVQVVGRDECEPRPHTDARSVCRYAAVLYLNPAAPKDCGTSFYRQQLPGGVLGGNTVAAPHNNLVDALGTRFVPADSFVEDVRVAHRFNRLLLYSANLIHTATGYWGSTLEDKRMTAVFFWMA; this is translated from the coding sequence ATGCCACGTCTCCCCCGGACCCCGGCGATCCCGGTGCTTCCGTACCGCAAGCCCACGCTCGGCCGCGACTACTGGGTCTTCGACGACGTACTCCCGGACGCCGAGGCCGCGCGGGCCCGCATCCTGGCCCGCGACGACTGGAGCGAGGGCTACCCCCACAAGCCCGAGGCCTGGCCCGGACTGCGGACGATGCCGGGCCTGGAGCCCGACGAACTAGCCCACGTCGAGGCGCTGGTGATGAAGGCGACCGGCGCCCGCCGGATCTGGCCGGAGACCTCGGCCGGCGGCGCGGTGGTCAACCACAACTGCGTCCAGGTCGTCGGCCGCGACGAGTGCGAGCCGCGCCCGCACACCGACGCCCGCTCGGTCTGCCGGTACGCCGCGGTGCTCTACCTCAACCCGGCCGCGCCGAAGGACTGCGGCACCAGCTTCTACCGGCAGCAGCTGCCCGGCGGCGTGCTCGGCGGCAACACCGTGGCCGCCCCGCACAACAACCTGGTGGACGCCCTCGGCACCCGGTTCGTGCCGGCGGACTCCTTCGTGGAGGACGTCCGGGTGGCCCACCGGTTCAACCGGCTGCTGCTCTACAGCGCCAACCTCATCCACACCGCGACCGGTTACTGGGGCAGCACCCTGGAGGACAAGCGGATGACCGCGGTCTTCTTCTGGATGGCCTGA
- the pnuC gene encoding nicotinamide riboside transporter PnuC — translation MSVADTLNDLLAPLNHQLFLLGQDAVTTAELLGFATGAVCVWLCVRASSWNFPVGIANNLFFLVLFWGARLYADAALQVVFLLLAAHGWLRWLRGGDRRSRRPMGHASPAGLLVLLALLVPATWALTVILTRAHDSAPFWDALTTALSLAAQWLLNAKQVENWYFWIAADLVYIPLYAAKDLVLTAVVYVLFLGLCGVGLRSWLRELAAARPAAVAGVPA, via the coding sequence GTGTCCGTCGCCGACACCCTCAACGACCTGCTCGCACCGCTCAACCACCAGCTCTTCCTGCTCGGGCAGGACGCCGTGACCACCGCCGAACTGCTCGGCTTCGCGACCGGCGCCGTCTGCGTCTGGCTCTGTGTCAGGGCCAGCAGCTGGAACTTCCCGGTCGGCATCGCCAACAATCTGTTCTTCCTCGTCCTGTTCTGGGGCGCCCGGCTCTACGCGGACGCCGCCCTCCAGGTGGTGTTCCTGCTGCTGGCCGCCCACGGCTGGCTCCGCTGGCTGCGCGGCGGCGACCGGCGCAGCCGGCGGCCCATGGGCCACGCCTCGCCCGCCGGCCTGCTCGTCCTGCTCGCCCTCCTGGTGCCCGCCACCTGGGCCCTGACCGTGATCCTCACCCGGGCGCACGACAGTGCGCCGTTCTGGGACGCCCTCACCACCGCGCTGTCACTCGCCGCCCAGTGGCTGCTGAACGCCAAGCAGGTGGAGAACTGGTACTTCTGGATCGCCGCCGACCTCGTGTACATCCCGCTCTACGCGGCGAAGGATCTGGTGCTGACCGCCGTGGTCTACGTGCTGTTCCTCGGCCTGTGCGGGGTGGGCCTGCGGTCCTGGCTGCGCGAACTCGCCGCCGCCCGCCCCGCAGCCGTCGCGGGGGTGCCCGCATGA
- a CDS encoding AAA family ATPase, translated as MSAEALPAPGRIAPGPSAQGRFAHGLVIGKFYPPHAGHHFLIRAAADACERVTVVVMAAACESIPLADRVAWIRERWAGEAHVAVVGIADDLPVDYDSADAWSGHVALMREAVAAAPPAAPVDAVFSSEPYGTELARRFDAVPVVLDTGRETFAVSGTKVRADPVGHWDELEPPVRGGLARRIVVVGAESTGTTTLSRDLAAALRGRGGPHALTRWVPEYGRELTVAKLAVARGLADPAGPLPTVFDLEWTDADFELVGRRQNDAEHRAARAGGPVLVCDTDTLATTVWQERYRGRATAPVRRLAEVLPPRSLYLLTSDEDVPFDDDGLRDGEHLRAWMTGRFREVLAAAAAPWTELRGDRATRLERALAAVDAVLADGWGLADPLG; from the coding sequence ATGAGTGCCGAGGCACTGCCCGCCCCCGGCCGGATCGCGCCGGGCCCTTCCGCGCAGGGCCGGTTCGCACACGGCCTGGTGATCGGCAAGTTCTACCCGCCGCACGCCGGCCACCACTTCCTCATCCGGGCGGCCGCGGACGCCTGCGAGCGGGTCACCGTGGTGGTGATGGCCGCCGCCTGTGAGTCCATACCCCTGGCCGACCGGGTCGCATGGATCCGCGAGCGCTGGGCCGGCGAGGCGCACGTGGCGGTGGTGGGGATCGCCGACGACCTGCCGGTCGACTACGACAGCGCCGACGCCTGGTCCGGCCACGTCGCGCTGATGCGCGAGGCGGTCGCCGCCGCACCGCCCGCCGCGCCGGTGGACGCGGTCTTCAGCTCGGAGCCGTACGGAACCGAACTCGCCCGCCGCTTCGACGCCGTGCCGGTCGTCCTCGACACCGGGCGGGAAACCTTCGCGGTCTCCGGGACGAAAGTCCGGGCCGACCCGGTCGGCCACTGGGACGAGCTCGAACCGCCCGTCCGCGGCGGCCTCGCCCGCCGGATCGTGGTGGTCGGTGCGGAGTCGACCGGGACGACCACGCTCTCCCGGGACCTGGCCGCCGCCCTGCGCGGCCGCGGCGGCCCGCACGCCCTCACCCGCTGGGTCCCCGAGTACGGGCGCGAGCTGACGGTCGCCAAACTCGCCGTTGCCCGCGGCCTGGCCGACCCGGCCGGCCCGCTCCCGACCGTCTTCGACCTGGAGTGGACCGACGCGGACTTCGAGCTCGTGGGCCGCCGCCAGAACGACGCCGAGCACCGGGCGGCCCGGGCCGGCGGGCCCGTCCTCGTCTGCGACACCGACACCCTCGCCACCACCGTCTGGCAGGAGCGCTACCGGGGCCGGGCCACCGCCCCCGTCCGCCGGCTGGCCGAGGTGCTGCCGCCCCGGTCCCTGTACCTGCTGACCTCGGACGAGGACGTCCCCTTCGACGACGACGGGCTGCGCGACGGCGAGCACCTCCGTGCGTGGATGACCGGCCGCTTCCGTGAGGTCCTCGCCGCTGCCGCGGCGCCCTGGACGGAACTGCGGGGCGACCGGGCGACCCGGCTGGAGCGAGCGCTCGCCGCGGTCGACGCCGTCCTCGCCGACGGCTGGGGCCTGGCCGACCCCCTGGGGTGA
- a CDS encoding ATP-binding protein: MVTEGNTEPSDSDHLVPGGGRPAVCVLPATVAAVPELRRFAADLAGRWGLPPEIDDALALVVTELATNVVLHSGSPDITLLVSRSDGVLRVAVKDSGCWRPRPARRRAPEDADALFGRGLRLVGALTGGCHTFPGTTGTCVIAELALTQAVFVDGSLQVAV, from the coding sequence ATGGTCACCGAGGGGAACACAGAGCCGTCCGACTCCGATCACCTGGTCCCCGGCGGGGGCCGGCCGGCCGTGTGCGTGCTGCCCGCCACCGTCGCGGCCGTGCCGGAACTGCGCAGGTTCGCGGCCGACCTGGCCGGCCGCTGGGGCCTCCCACCGGAGATCGACGACGCCCTGGCGCTCGTCGTGACCGAGCTGGCGACCAATGTGGTGCTGCACAGCGGCAGCCCCGACATCACCCTGCTGGTGTCCCGCAGTGACGGCGTCCTGCGGGTGGCGGTCAAGGACTCCGGCTGCTGGCGGCCGCGGCCGGCCCGCCGGCGGGCGCCCGAGGACGCCGACGCGCTGTTCGGACGGGGCCTGCGGCTGGTGGGCGCGCTGACCGGCGGCTGTCACACCTTCCCGGGTACCACCGGGACGTGCGTCATCGCCGAACTCGCGCTCACGCAGGCGGTGTTCGTCGACGGGTCGCTGCAGGTGGCAGTCTGA
- a CDS encoding FAD-dependent monooxygenase, with translation MRRGHRLTTLDQDADRVTADLTGPDGPYRITARYLVGADGGHSTVRKQCGIDFPGITDDRFVALSGQVAVHPPAAVPGTGELDVPGLGRLAPASFTRSENGVFAYGMFQPGVYRISVSEWDRPPVEDRAEGVPLDELRAAVGRVLGADLPIGPPPEGAAALRVRSVVGVNSRVAQRYRDGGVPLVGDAAHVQSGIGGPGLNLGLQDALNLGWKLAEAAGPWSGRLDTVVARPADPGASAPADVVLIRPDGYAAWAVGPGATDPDEAAAGLRAALRTWLGPADRTRPEFADRRYSDRWPGTSSSSAFDTGKSDVP, from the coding sequence ATCCGGCGCGGCCACCGGCTGACGACCCTGGACCAGGACGCCGACCGCGTCACCGCGGACCTCACCGGCCCCGACGGGCCGTACCGGATCACCGCCCGCTACCTCGTCGGCGCGGACGGCGGACACAGCACCGTTCGCAAGCAGTGCGGGATCGACTTCCCCGGGATCACCGACGACCGCTTCGTCGCGCTGAGCGGCCAGGTGGCCGTCCACCCGCCGGCCGCCGTCCCCGGCACCGGCGAACTCGACGTGCCCGGGCTCGGGCGCCTCGCGCCGGCCAGCTTCACCCGCTCCGAGAACGGCGTCTTCGCCTACGGGATGTTCCAGCCCGGCGTCTACCGGATCTCGGTCTCCGAATGGGACCGGCCCCCGGTCGAGGACCGCGCCGAGGGGGTCCCGCTCGACGAACTCCGGGCTGCCGTAGGCCGCGTGCTCGGTGCGGACCTGCCGATCGGCCCGCCGCCGGAGGGTGCGGCAGCCCTGCGCGTCCGTTCCGTCGTCGGAGTCAACTCCCGGGTGGCACAGCGGTATCGGGACGGTGGGGTGCCCCTGGTCGGCGACGCCGCACACGTCCAGTCCGGCATCGGCGGGCCGGGGCTCAACCTCGGCCTGCAGGACGCGCTGAACCTGGGCTGGAAGCTCGCCGAGGCCGCCGGGCCCTGGTCCGGCCGGCTGGACACCGTGGTCGCCCGACCGGCCGACCCCGGGGCATCGGCACCGGCGGACGTCGTGCTCATCCGCCCGGACGGCTACGCGGCCTGGGCCGTCGGCCCCGGGGCGACGGACCCGGACGAGGCCGCCGCCGGACTGCGGGCGGCGCTGCGGACCTGGCTCGGCCCGGCCGACCGAACGCGACCGGAATTCGCGGATCGGCGGTACTCGGACAGGTGGCCAGGAACCTCTTCTTCAAGTGCGTTCGATACCGGCAAGTCTGACGTTCCATGA
- a CDS encoding NlpC/P60 family protein — MHTRIRTRLVRTLTPLLAIAALGTPVLAASPAAAVTNFTAKVALNGRDGPSLNANTVKVDMYLAGQTVPVSCQAKGEEAYGSAIWDKTTDGVWVPDFYVQTGSDGYAPGVPRCGDTSLDSTALPATADLDGRQSPSLSAAVVEVNAYHNGDLVPVVCQATGGSAYGSTIWDKTSDGLWVTDVYVKTGYSGFDPNLPKCASTSAPSSAGYLAKTDLNGRATTQVSAPAVKVYPGGSTIRITCQAIGENAYGSNIWDKTTDGLWVTDYYVKTGFDGFDPGLPRCTDNTSNSGSGYTAKTDLNGRATKVLSAAAVKTYPSGSSIHITCQAYGEYAYGSYIWDKTTDGLFVTDYYVQTGTDGFLSNMPRCDNDQPTGGAPGGGTGPTTGNGTCDTAGHGRINGPAGSTAGTSAEKISRIIALAQQETTKSLSYAWGGGGKGGPSCGIASLSPGGYNDYNRYGFDCSGFTEYLFWAAAGRDIGEGSNTQSRQATQVSYSSVKAGDLLFWGSPGNTDHVALYIGNGQMIEAAPPRGTSSVHVTNVYGSHSYAIRIFS, encoded by the coding sequence ATGCACACACGCATACGCACCCGACTCGTCCGCACTCTGACCCCACTGCTGGCCATCGCCGCACTGGGGACTCCCGTCCTCGCCGCTTCCCCGGCGGCGGCCGTCACCAACTTCACCGCCAAGGTGGCCCTCAACGGCCGTGACGGGCCGTCGCTCAACGCCAACACCGTCAAGGTGGACATGTACCTCGCCGGGCAGACCGTCCCGGTCTCCTGCCAGGCCAAGGGCGAAGAGGCCTACGGCTCGGCGATCTGGGACAAGACCACCGACGGCGTGTGGGTCCCGGACTTCTACGTCCAGACCGGCTCGGACGGCTATGCCCCGGGCGTCCCCCGCTGCGGCGACACCTCGCTCGACTCGACCGCCCTCCCGGCCACCGCCGACCTGGACGGGCGGCAGAGCCCCAGCCTGTCCGCGGCCGTCGTGGAGGTCAACGCCTACCACAACGGCGACCTGGTGCCCGTCGTCTGCCAGGCCACCGGTGGCTCGGCCTACGGCAGCACCATCTGGGACAAGACCAGCGACGGCCTGTGGGTCACCGACGTCTACGTCAAGACCGGGTACAGCGGCTTCGACCCGAACCTCCCCAAGTGCGCCTCGACCAGCGCTCCGAGCTCGGCCGGCTACCTCGCCAAGACCGACCTCAACGGCCGCGCGACCACCCAGGTCTCCGCCCCGGCGGTCAAGGTCTACCCGGGCGGCAGCACCATCCGGATCACCTGCCAGGCGATCGGTGAGAACGCCTACGGCAGCAACATCTGGGACAAGACCACCGACGGCCTTTGGGTCACGGACTACTACGTCAAGACCGGCTTCGACGGCTTCGACCCCGGCCTGCCGCGCTGCACCGACAACACCTCCAACAGCGGCTCCGGCTACACCGCCAAGACCGACCTCAACGGCCGGGCGACCAAGGTCCTCTCCGCCGCCGCGGTCAAGACCTACCCGTCCGGCTCCAGCATCCACATCACCTGCCAGGCCTACGGCGAGTACGCCTACGGCAGCTACATCTGGGACAAGACCACCGACGGCCTGTTCGTCACGGACTACTACGTCCAGACGGGCACCGACGGCTTCCTGTCCAACATGCCGCGCTGCGACAACGACCAGCCGACCGGCGGCGCGCCGGGCGGCGGCACCGGGCCCACCACCGGCAACGGCACCTGTGACACCGCGGGTCACGGTCGGATCAACGGCCCGGCGGGCAGCACCGCCGGGACGAGCGCCGAGAAGATCAGCCGGATCATCGCGCTCGCCCAGCAGGAGACCACCAAGAGCCTCAGCTACGCCTGGGGCGGCGGCGGCAAGGGCGGCCCGAGCTGCGGCATCGCCTCGCTCTCGCCGGGCGGCTACAACGACTACAACCGCTACGGGTTCGACTGCTCGGGCTTCACCGAGTACCTGTTCTGGGCCGCGGCCGGCCGGGACATCGGCGAAGGCAGCAACACCCAGTCCCGCCAGGCCACCCAGGTGTCCTACAGCTCGGTCAAGGCCGGCGACCTCCTCTTCTGGGGCAGCCCGGGCAACACCGACCACGTCGCGCTCTACATCGGCAACGGCCAGATGATCGAGGCCGCACCGCCGCGCGGGACGAGCAGTGTCCACGTCACCAACGTGTACGGCAGCCACAGTTACGCGATCCGCATCTTCAGCTGA
- a CDS encoding DUF305 domain-containing protein, producing the protein MRSAFIVAAGAALAVTAGLVAVAGAAGSGRPVPAGPAAARPATGVPSGGPGAFGPTDVAWLQLLTPMTEQAVRLAALAGTRAADPGLRSLAGSIATAHGAELSRLRACEQRAGVGATDVHAGHDMPGMTTAAEYTAAEQAAGSAFDRIVEDRLREYLEQSVKLAGSEDANGTEPGVQQLAADLARSRSAELSRLDGIAARQG; encoded by the coding sequence GTGCGATCGGCCTTCATCGTGGCGGCAGGTGCCGCTCTCGCGGTCACGGCTGGGCTGGTCGCAGTGGCCGGGGCGGCCGGCAGCGGCCGCCCCGTGCCCGCCGGCCCGGCGGCGGCCCGGCCCGCGACGGGTGTTCCGTCCGGCGGCCCGGGGGCCTTCGGGCCGACCGACGTCGCCTGGCTGCAACTGCTCACGCCGATGACCGAGCAGGCCGTCCGGCTGGCCGCGCTCGCCGGCACCCGGGCGGCCGATCCCGGGCTGCGCTCCCTCGCCGGATCGATCGCGACCGCCCACGGAGCCGAACTGAGCCGGCTGCGGGCCTGCGAACAGCGGGCCGGGGTGGGCGCAACGGACGTGCACGCGGGCCACGACATGCCGGGGATGACCACCGCCGCCGAGTACACGGCCGCCGAGCAGGCTGCCGGCAGCGCCTTCGACCGGATCGTCGAGGACCGGCTGCGCGAGTACCTGGAGCAGTCGGTGAAGCTGGCCGGCTCGGAGGACGCCAACGGCACCGAGCCGGGCGTGCAGCAGCTCGCCGCCGACCTGGCGCGCAGCCGGTCCGCGGAGCTCTCCCGACTCGACGGGATCGCCGCTCGGCAGGGTTGA